One Bombus vancouverensis nearcticus chromosome 7, iyBomVanc1_principal, whole genome shotgun sequence DNA window includes the following coding sequences:
- the MYPT-75D gene encoding myosin phosphatase targeting subunit 75D isoform X3, with protein MEHSDLVAEMVHVERLTTQERLHLARHRRLQQLKVWRQREKEWLRHQTRHTSNKRHIYFSDSVMLLEAAARNDIDEAYALVRRLLKKGVNPDSTNEDGLTALHQCCIDDNEEMMKLLIEFGANVNAEDSEKWTPLHAAATCGHLHLVKNLIARGANLLAVNADGNMPYDICEDEKTLDCIEGEMARRGVTQELIDETRASIEVQMLRDLQNIASIGGDLEYKDHQGATPLHIAAANGYLRVVEFLLDQHVSTDVEDNDKWQPVHAAACWGHLEVLELLVQNGADLNAKNKHDETPADICEDPEIRERIVELKTEQESKRLREAQGRRVRRSQSINTRTQSVRRTSIRDKVLTTKKDAQEEARLRLQAQQTYVGGSTTNVPQSENEANVRENTSSETDSNVPPTAARKAPEGKDNESFLHEDVDKESVFYITFLFL; from the exons ATGGAACATTCAGATTTAGTAGCAGAAATGGTACATGTAGAAAGGTTAACAACACAAGAGAGATTGCATTTGGCTCGTCACAGAAGACTCCAACAATTAAAAGTATGGCGTCAACGTGAAAAAGAATGGCTACGACATCAAACCAGACATACAAGTAACAAACGTCACATATATTTTAGTGACAGTGTAATGCTATTAGAAGCCGCAGCAAGAAATGACATTGATGAAG CATATGCTTTAGTGAGGCGACTCTTGAAAAAAGGAGTAAATCCAGATTCAACTAATGAAGATGGACTGACAGCTTTACATCAGTGTTGTATAGATGACAATGAAGAAATGATGAAATTACTAATCGAGTTTGGAGCAAATGTTAATGCAGAAGATAGTGAAAAATGGACACCATTACATGCTGCTGCTACCTGTGGCCACTTACACTTAGTTAAAAATCTCATTGCTAGAGGTGCCAATTTATTAGCTGTGAATGCTGATGGTAATATGCCTTATGATATTTGTGAAGATGAAAAAACATTAGATTGCATTGAAG GAGAAATGGCAAGACGAGGTGTTACTCAAGAATTAATAGATGAAACTAGGGCTTCAATAGAAGTTCAAATGTTACGAGATTTACAAAATATAGCTTCTATAGGTGGTGATCTAGAATATAAAGATCATCAAGGTGCTACACCT ctTCACATTGCAGCTGCAAATGGTTATTTAAGGGTAGTTGAATTTCTTTTAGACCAACATGTTTCAACTGATGTCGAAGATAATGACAAATGGCAACCAGTTCATGCAGCTGCTTGCTGGGGCCAT TTGGAAGTTCTTGAGTTACTAGTACAAAATGGAGCTGATCTAAATGCAAAGAATAAACACGATGAAACGCCAGctg atatCTGCGAAGATCCGGAAATTAGAGAAAGGATAGTAGAACTTAAAACAGAACAAGAAAGTAAACGATTGCGAGAAGCACAGGGAAGACGGGTACGTAGATCTCAAAGTATAAATACACGTACTCAAAGCGTAAGAAGAACTTCGATAAGGGATAAAGTTTTGACTACAAAAAAAGATGCTCAAGAAGAAGCTCGTCTTAGATTACAAGCGCAACAG ACATACGTTGGCGGTTCGACTACGAATGTTCCACAATCGGAAAACGAAGCCAACGTACGAGAAAATACAAGTAGCGAAACAGATTCTAATGTACCACCAACAGCTGCACGTAAAGCTCCTGAGGGGAAGGATAATGAATCTTTCCTTCACGAGGACGTCGATAAAGAATCAG TTTTCTATATCactttcttatttctttaa
- the MYPT-75D gene encoding myosin phosphatase targeting subunit 75D isoform X2: MEHSDLVAEMVHVERLTTQERLHLARHRRLQQLKVWRQREKEWLRHQTRHTSNKRHIYFSDSVMLLEAAARNDIDEVRRLLKKGVNPDSTNEDGLTALHQCCIDDNEEMMKLLIEFGANVNAEDSEKWTPLHAAATCGHLHLVKNLIARGANLLAVNADGNMPYDICEDEKTLDCIEGEMARRGVTQELIDETRASIEVQMLRDLQNIASIGGDLEYKDHQGATPLHIAAANGYLRVVEFLLDQHVSTDVEDNDKWQPVHAAACWGHLEVLELLVQNGADLNAKNKHDETPADICEDPEIRERIVELKTEQESKRLREAQGRRVRRSQSINTRTQSVRRTSIRDKVLTTKKDAQEEARLRLQAQQTYVGGSTTNVPQSENEANVRENTSSETDSNVPPTAARKAPEGKDNESFLHEDVDKESVTGPDSPISNQQPIYASDSDTNGKINIHVSVVFVKSLSDLKKQRAQNRHISGGSIDANGNGIPGSPISNSELNTGRDFQRFTGNTSDIVGDNHSEKSCCTVM; encoded by the exons ATGGAACATTCAGATTTAGTAGCAGAAATGGTACATGTAGAAAGGTTAACAACACAAGAGAGATTGCATTTGGCTCGTCACAGAAGACTCCAACAATTAAAAGTATGGCGTCAACGTGAAAAAGAATGGCTACGACATCAAACCAGACATACAAGTAACAAACGTCACATATATTTTAGTGACAGTGTAATGCTATTAGAAGCCGCAGCAAGAAATGACATTGATGAAG TGAGGCGACTCTTGAAAAAAGGAGTAAATCCAGATTCAACTAATGAAGATGGACTGACAGCTTTACATCAGTGTTGTATAGATGACAATGAAGAAATGATGAAATTACTAATCGAGTTTGGAGCAAATGTTAATGCAGAAGATAGTGAAAAATGGACACCATTACATGCTGCTGCTACCTGTGGCCACTTACACTTAGTTAAAAATCTCATTGCTAGAGGTGCCAATTTATTAGCTGTGAATGCTGATGGTAATATGCCTTATGATATTTGTGAAGATGAAAAAACATTAGATTGCATTGAAG GAGAAATGGCAAGACGAGGTGTTACTCAAGAATTAATAGATGAAACTAGGGCTTCAATAGAAGTTCAAATGTTACGAGATTTACAAAATATAGCTTCTATAGGTGGTGATCTAGAATATAAAGATCATCAAGGTGCTACACCT ctTCACATTGCAGCTGCAAATGGTTATTTAAGGGTAGTTGAATTTCTTTTAGACCAACATGTTTCAACTGATGTCGAAGATAATGACAAATGGCAACCAGTTCATGCAGCTGCTTGCTGGGGCCAT TTGGAAGTTCTTGAGTTACTAGTACAAAATGGAGCTGATCTAAATGCAAAGAATAAACACGATGAAACGCCAGctg atatCTGCGAAGATCCGGAAATTAGAGAAAGGATAGTAGAACTTAAAACAGAACAAGAAAGTAAACGATTGCGAGAAGCACAGGGAAGACGGGTACGTAGATCTCAAAGTATAAATACACGTACTCAAAGCGTAAGAAGAACTTCGATAAGGGATAAAGTTTTGACTACAAAAAAAGATGCTCAAGAAGAAGCTCGTCTTAGATTACAAGCGCAACAG ACATACGTTGGCGGTTCGACTACGAATGTTCCACAATCGGAAAACGAAGCCAACGTACGAGAAAATACAAGTAGCGAAACAGATTCTAATGTACCACCAACAGCTGCACGTAAAGCTCCTGAGGGGAAGGATAATGAATCTTTCCTTCACGAGGACGTCGATAAAGAATCAG TGACAGGGCCCGACTCGCCGATCAGTAATCAGCAGCCGATCTACGCGTCAGACAGCGACACCAACGGCAAGATCAACATACACGTCTCGGTAGTTTTTGTCAAATCATTATCGGATTTGAAGAAACAAAGGGCACAAAATCGGCATATATCCGGTGGATCGATAGATGCTAATGGAAATGGTATTCCCGGGTCGCCTATCTCCAATTCTGAACTCAACACTGGCAGGGATTTTCAGAGATTCACCGGAAATACGAGCGACATTGTCGGTGATAATCATTCTGAAAAAAGTTGCTGTACTgtcatgtaa
- the LOC117159043 gene encoding uncharacterized protein LOC117159043, whose protein sequence is MGNGMNKVLPGLYIGNYHDSKDADQLERFEITHILAIHDTARRLHSDKHYLCILAADSPDQNLSQYFSLCNDFIHAARLRGGNVLIHCLAGMSRSVTVAVAYIMSTTNLSWKEALKVVRVGRSIANPNVGFQQQLKDFESSRLHEERRRLKERFPSLALAESDAEVCRTTLRNYETMALAREVCEGKCAMGRPCPTGLCRQSSKRSPRRKSSTGSTSSLNTGRTPPQTPRMLPSAPPSPAMHRSTSVLSTARPRSGPAGLHYYTGGSAPPSRAVSRVDLSAAVACSSSSTSLTSVGRSGMSSSNWRLAAGSAPNTPRPTPPVSPQRWPRRASTRQTPPLSISPETPSTTT, encoded by the exons ATGGGGAATGGCATGAATAAG GTTCTTCCCGGTCTTTACATCGGGAATTATCACGATAGTAAAGATGCAGACCAACTGGAACGGTTTGAAATTACACATATTCTGGCCATTCACGACACGGCTCGTCGATTGCATTCT GACAAACATTATCTATGCATATTGGCGGCGGACAGTCCAGATCAGAATCTATCTCAGTATTTCTCTTTGTGTAACGATTTTATTCACGCTGCTCGCTTACGCGGTGGAAACGTCCTAATACACTG CTTAGCCGGTATGTCGAGAAGCGTTACAGTAGCAGTGGCCTATATTATGAGTACCACCAATCTTTCATGGAAAGAGGCACTTAAAGTTGTCAGAGTAGGTCGTTCCATTGCCAATCCAAACGTCGGTTTTCAGCAACAGTTGAAAGATTTCGAATCCAGTCGATTGCACGAG GAACGACGTAGGTTGAAAGAACGTTTCCCAAGCCTGGCGCTCGCGGAATCCGATGCAGAAGTGTGCCGCACTACTTTAAGAAATTACGAAACCATGGCACTGGCACGAGAAGTGTGCGAGGGAAAATGTGCCATGGGCCGTCCTTGTCCGACTGGACTATGCAGGCAATCTTCCAaaag AAGTCCAAGAAGAAAGTCATCCACGGGCAGTACTAGCAGCTTAAATACAGGCAGAACTCCGCCGCAAACACCAAGAATGCTACCATCCGCACCACCTTCACCGGCTATGCACCGATCAACCAGCGTGCTCTCAACAGCGAGACCAAGAAGTGGTCCTGCTGGTTTGCATTATTATACCGGAGGATCTGCACCTCCTTCCag AGCGGTGTCGAGGGTTGACCTATCAGCTGCAGTGGCTTGCAGCAGTAGTAGCACAAGCCTAACATCGGTAGGCAGATCAGGGATGTCCAGTAGTAATTGGCGATTAGCGGCTGGATCCGCACCAAACACACCAAGGCCGACGCCACCAGTTTCTCCGCAACGTTGGCCCAGACGAGCATCTACTCGACAAACACCCCCTTTATCAATATCGCCGGAAACTCCTTCGACAACGACGTAG
- the LOC117159045 gene encoding transmembrane protein 42 isoform X3 yields MKRKLSSSLTLKESQPSSMLYMKETKQESNIPLAVVSGFFATIGSLLGKLAGGADVDSIFGLLLKGVLLILMIISNTVGYAFFVKALNASGSSLPCTITSAATSYICSALTGSLIFNESTSLTWWCGISFVILGLLVISCTQSKDHHIPSLKRSKSE; encoded by the exons ATGAAACGTAAACTTTCTTCTTCGTTGACATTGAAAGAAAGTCAACCTTCCTCGATGttatatatgaaagaaacaaagCAAGAATCAAATATTCCTTTAGCTGTCGTCAGTGGATTCTTTGCAACTATCGGAAGTCTACTTGGTAAACTCGCTGGTGGTGCCGATGTGGATTCCATT TTCGGATTGCTGCTTAAAGGAGTACTTTTAATACTAATGATAATAAGCAACACTGTGGGCTACGCATTTTTCGTAAAAGCACTCAATGCTAGCGGATCTTCTTTACCATGTACAATAACTAGCGCCGCCACCAGTTATATTTGCTCG GCTCTTACGGGTTCCTTGATTTTTAACGAATCAACGTCACTTACTTGGTGGTGCGGTATATCTTTCGTTATTCTGGGTTTATTGGTCATCTCTTGTACGCAATCCAAAGACCATCATATACCTTCTCTGAAGAGATCGAAGAGCGAATAA
- the MYPT-75D gene encoding myosin phosphatase targeting subunit 75D isoform X1: MEHSDLVAEMVHVERLTTQERLHLARHRRLQQLKVWRQREKEWLRHQTRHTSNKRHIYFSDSVMLLEAAARNDIDEAYALVRRLLKKGVNPDSTNEDGLTALHQCCIDDNEEMMKLLIEFGANVNAEDSEKWTPLHAAATCGHLHLVKNLIARGANLLAVNADGNMPYDICEDEKTLDCIEGEMARRGVTQELIDETRASIEVQMLRDLQNIASIGGDLEYKDHQGATPLHIAAANGYLRVVEFLLDQHVSTDVEDNDKWQPVHAAACWGHLEVLELLVQNGADLNAKNKHDETPADICEDPEIRERIVELKTEQESKRLREAQGRRVRRSQSINTRTQSVRRTSIRDKVLTTKKDAQEEARLRLQAQQTYVGGSTTNVPQSENEANVRENTSSETDSNVPPTAARKAPEGKDNESFLHEDVDKESVTGPDSPISNQQPIYASDSDTNGKINIHVSVVFVKSLSDLKKQRAQNRHISGGSIDANGNGIPGSPISNSELNTGRDFQRFTGNTSDIVGDNHSEKSCCTVM, from the exons ATGGAACATTCAGATTTAGTAGCAGAAATGGTACATGTAGAAAGGTTAACAACACAAGAGAGATTGCATTTGGCTCGTCACAGAAGACTCCAACAATTAAAAGTATGGCGTCAACGTGAAAAAGAATGGCTACGACATCAAACCAGACATACAAGTAACAAACGTCACATATATTTTAGTGACAGTGTAATGCTATTAGAAGCCGCAGCAAGAAATGACATTGATGAAG CATATGCTTTAGTGAGGCGACTCTTGAAAAAAGGAGTAAATCCAGATTCAACTAATGAAGATGGACTGACAGCTTTACATCAGTGTTGTATAGATGACAATGAAGAAATGATGAAATTACTAATCGAGTTTGGAGCAAATGTTAATGCAGAAGATAGTGAAAAATGGACACCATTACATGCTGCTGCTACCTGTGGCCACTTACACTTAGTTAAAAATCTCATTGCTAGAGGTGCCAATTTATTAGCTGTGAATGCTGATGGTAATATGCCTTATGATATTTGTGAAGATGAAAAAACATTAGATTGCATTGAAG GAGAAATGGCAAGACGAGGTGTTACTCAAGAATTAATAGATGAAACTAGGGCTTCAATAGAAGTTCAAATGTTACGAGATTTACAAAATATAGCTTCTATAGGTGGTGATCTAGAATATAAAGATCATCAAGGTGCTACACCT ctTCACATTGCAGCTGCAAATGGTTATTTAAGGGTAGTTGAATTTCTTTTAGACCAACATGTTTCAACTGATGTCGAAGATAATGACAAATGGCAACCAGTTCATGCAGCTGCTTGCTGGGGCCAT TTGGAAGTTCTTGAGTTACTAGTACAAAATGGAGCTGATCTAAATGCAAAGAATAAACACGATGAAACGCCAGctg atatCTGCGAAGATCCGGAAATTAGAGAAAGGATAGTAGAACTTAAAACAGAACAAGAAAGTAAACGATTGCGAGAAGCACAGGGAAGACGGGTACGTAGATCTCAAAGTATAAATACACGTACTCAAAGCGTAAGAAGAACTTCGATAAGGGATAAAGTTTTGACTACAAAAAAAGATGCTCAAGAAGAAGCTCGTCTTAGATTACAAGCGCAACAG ACATACGTTGGCGGTTCGACTACGAATGTTCCACAATCGGAAAACGAAGCCAACGTACGAGAAAATACAAGTAGCGAAACAGATTCTAATGTACCACCAACAGCTGCACGTAAAGCTCCTGAGGGGAAGGATAATGAATCTTTCCTTCACGAGGACGTCGATAAAGAATCAG TGACAGGGCCCGACTCGCCGATCAGTAATCAGCAGCCGATCTACGCGTCAGACAGCGACACCAACGGCAAGATCAACATACACGTCTCGGTAGTTTTTGTCAAATCATTATCGGATTTGAAGAAACAAAGGGCACAAAATCGGCATATATCCGGTGGATCGATAGATGCTAATGGAAATGGTATTCCCGGGTCGCCTATCTCCAATTCTGAACTCAACACTGGCAGGGATTTTCAGAGATTCACCGGAAATACGAGCGACATTGTCGGTGATAATCATTCTGAAAAAAGTTGCTGTACTgtcatgtaa
- the LOC117159045 gene encoding transmembrane protein 42 isoform X1 has protein sequence MRKFTRSFVHSFVFCFFFRSVRKAGEMKRCLIMKRKLSSSLTLKESQPSSMLYMKETKQESNIPLAVVSGFFATIGSLLGKLAGGADVDSIFGLLLKGVLLILMIISNTVGYAFFVKALNASGSSLPCTITSAATSYICSALTGSLIFNESTSLTWWCGISFVILGLLVISCTQSKDHHIPSLKRSKSE, from the exons ATGCGGAAGTttactcgttcgttcgttcattcgttcgtcttttgtttcttttttcgttcgGTTCGGAAAGCGGGCGAGATGAAG CGGTGCTTGATAATGAAACGTAAACTTTCTTCTTCGTTGACATTGAAAGAAAGTCAACCTTCCTCGATGttatatatgaaagaaacaaagCAAGAATCAAATATTCCTTTAGCTGTCGTCAGTGGATTCTTTGCAACTATCGGAAGTCTACTTGGTAAACTCGCTGGTGGTGCCGATGTGGATTCCATT TTCGGATTGCTGCTTAAAGGAGTACTTTTAATACTAATGATAATAAGCAACACTGTGGGCTACGCATTTTTCGTAAAAGCACTCAATGCTAGCGGATCTTCTTTACCATGTACAATAACTAGCGCCGCCACCAGTTATATTTGCTCG GCTCTTACGGGTTCCTTGATTTTTAACGAATCAACGTCACTTACTTGGTGGTGCGGTATATCTTTCGTTATTCTGGGTTTATTGGTCATCTCTTGTACGCAATCCAAAGACCATCATATACCTTCTCTGAAGAGATCGAAGAGCGAATAA